The following coding sequences lie in one Oryza brachyantha chromosome 10, ObraRS2, whole genome shotgun sequence genomic window:
- the LOC102721199 gene encoding mitochondrial pyruvate carrier 4-like isoform X1 encodes MAASKFQALWNHPAGPKTIHFWAPTFKWFLNIANVADFAKPPEEISYTQQVALSCNGLIWARYSMVITPKNWNLFSVSSALACTCVYQISRKIRKDCFSDDGQATLPSLKA; translated from the exons ATGGCTGCCTCCAAGTTTCAGGCCTTGTGGAACCATCCTGCTGGCCCCAAAACCA TTCATTTCTGGGCCCCGACGTTCAAATGGTTCCTCAACATTGCTAATGTGGCTGACTTCGCTAAACCACCTGAAGAAATATCATATACTCAACAAGTTG CTTTGTCTTGCAATGGGCTCATTTGGGCACGCTACAGCATGGTTATCACACCG AAAAACTGGAACCTTTTCAGCGTTAGCTCGGCACTGGCATGCACATGCGTATACCAGATTTCACGTAAAATACG GAAGGATTGCTTCTCTGACGATGGCCAGGCAACATTGCCATCTCTGAAAGCTTAA
- the LOC102721199 gene encoding mitochondrial pyruvate carrier 4-like isoform X2, with translation MAASKFQALWNHPAGPKTIHFWAPTFKWFLNIANVADFAKPPEEISYTQQVALSCNGLIWARYSMVITPKNWNLFSVSSALACTCVYQISRRIASLTMARQHCHL, from the exons ATGGCTGCCTCCAAGTTTCAGGCCTTGTGGAACCATCCTGCTGGCCCCAAAACCA TTCATTTCTGGGCCCCGACGTTCAAATGGTTCCTCAACATTGCTAATGTGGCTGACTTCGCTAAACCACCTGAAGAAATATCATATACTCAACAAGTTG CTTTGTCTTGCAATGGGCTCATTTGGGCACGCTACAGCATGGTTATCACACCG AAAAACTGGAACCTTTTCAGCGTTAGCTCGGCACTGGCATGCACATGCGTATACCAGATTTCAC GAAGGATTGCTTCTCTGACGATGGCCAGGCAACATTGCCATCTCTGA
- the LOC102721677 gene encoding protein STRICTOSIDINE SYNTHASE-LIKE 4-like has translation MEVLVGGVKSVLLVLAPALLAVALYSPDGFSPAPMPPEYSYAAPVSAPRHEPRALAASERVGEGRLLAPEDLAYDAAGGWLYTGCADGWVRRVSVAGGEVEDWVRTGGRPLGVALAADGGLVVADAYIGLLKVSPEKAVELLTDEAEGVRFALTDGVDVAADGTVYFTDASHKYSLAEFMTDVLEARPHGRLLSFDPSTRRTTVLARDLYFANGVAVSPDQGSLIFCETVMMRCSRYHINGDKAGTVDKFIDNLPGFPDNIRYDGDGRYWIAISAERTLQWDVLSWSPFVRKLVHMVDKYVVAVPHSLKNAGAMSVTLAGEPVSMYSDPGLAVTTGWLKVGDCLYYGSLTNPYLSKINIAESPAEKAEE, from the exons ATGGAGGTTTTGGTCGGCGGCGTGAAGTCcgtgctgctggtgctggcgccggcgctgctcgccgtcgcgctgtaCAGCCCCGACGGGTTCTCGCCGGCCCCGATGCCGCCCGAGTACTCGTACGCGGCCCCCGTGTCCGCGCCGCGGCACGAGCCCCGCGcgctggcggcgagcgagcgcgtCGGGGAGGGGCGGCTCCTGGCGCCGGAGGACCTCGCgtacgacgccgccggcgggtgGCTGTACACCGGCTGCGCCGACGGGTGGGTCAGGAGGGTGAGCGTggccggcggggaggtggaGGACTGGGTCCGCACCGGCGGCCGCCCCCTCggcgtcgccctcgccgccgatggtggcctcgtcgtcgccgacgcctaCATC GGGCTACTGAAGGTGAGCCCGGAGAAGGCGGTGGAGCTGCTGACCGACGAAGCGGAGGGCGTCAGGTTCGCCCTgaccgacggcgtcgacgtcgccgccgacggcacCGTCTACTTCACCGACGCGTCGCACAAGTACAGCCTGGCCGAGTTCATGACGGACGTGCTCGAGGCGCGGCCGCACGGGCGGCTGCTGAGCTTCGACCCCTCGACGCGGCGGACCACCGTGCTCGCCCGCGACCTCTACTTCGCCAACGGCGTCGCCGTCTCGCCGGACCAGGGCTCCCTCATCTTCTGCGAGACTGTCAT GATGAGGTGCTCGAGGTACCACATCAACGGCGACAAGGCCGGCACCGTCGACAAGTTCATCGACAACCTGCCGGGCTTCCCCGACAACATCCGctacgacggcgacggccgctaCTGGATCGCGATCTCCGCC GAGAGGACGCTGCAGTGGGACGTGCTGAGCTGGTCCCCGTTCGTCCGGAAGCTGGTGCACATGGTGGACAAGTACGTCGTGGCGGTCCCCCACAGCCTGAAGAACGCCGGCGCGATGAGCGTGAcgctcgccggcgagcccgtGTCGATGTACAGCGACCCaggcctcgccgtcaccaccggCTGGCTCAAGGTCGGCGACTGCCTCTACTACGGCTCGCTCACCAACCCGTACCTCAGCAAGATCAACATCGCCGAATCCCCGGCTGAGAAAGCCGAGGAGTGA